A part of Solibacillus sp. FSL H8-0538 genomic DNA contains:
- the sucC gene encoding ADP-forming succinate--CoA ligase subunit beta codes for MNIHEYQGKEILRKYGVAVPNGKVAFSPDEAVKVAKELGSNVTVVKAQIHAGGRGKAGGVKIAKNLDEVRSYAKEMLGKILVTHQTGPEGKEIKRLYIEEGSDIRKEYYLSLVLDRATSRVTVMGSEEGGMDIEEVAETNPEKIFKEVIDPVTGLQPFQARRMAFNMNIPPKLVNKAVKLMLGLYQAFVDKDASIVEINPLVVTGDDQVVALDAKFNFDSNALYRHKDIVELRDFDEEDPKEIEASKYDLSYISLNGNIGCMVNGAGLAMATMDTISYYGGSPANFLDVGGGATAEKVTEAFKIILSDPQVKGIFVNIFGGIMKCDIIAEGVIIAAKQIGLAVPLVVRLEGTNVELGKKLLNESGLNIVAADSMADGAQKIVNLVADEGEVTS; via the coding sequence ATGAATATCCATGAATATCAAGGTAAAGAGATCTTGAGAAAATACGGAGTAGCAGTTCCGAACGGGAAAGTTGCTTTTTCTCCAGATGAAGCAGTTAAGGTCGCAAAAGAGCTTGGATCCAATGTAACAGTTGTAAAAGCTCAAATTCACGCAGGTGGCCGCGGTAAAGCGGGCGGCGTAAAAATTGCTAAAAACCTTGATGAAGTTCGTTCATATGCAAAAGAAATGTTAGGAAAGATTTTAGTCACACATCAAACTGGTCCAGAAGGTAAGGAAATTAAACGCCTTTATATAGAAGAAGGATCTGATATTCGCAAAGAGTACTATTTAAGCTTAGTACTAGACCGTGCAACTTCACGTGTTACAGTGATGGGCTCTGAAGAAGGCGGTATGGATATCGAAGAAGTAGCCGAAACAAATCCTGAAAAAATCTTTAAAGAAGTCATTGATCCTGTAACAGGTTTACAACCGTTCCAGGCACGTCGTATGGCTTTCAATATGAATATACCACCGAAGTTAGTAAACAAAGCAGTAAAGCTAATGCTTGGTCTGTACCAGGCATTTGTAGACAAAGATGCATCGATTGTAGAAATTAATCCATTAGTGGTAACAGGCGATGACCAAGTTGTTGCGCTTGATGCAAAATTTAACTTTGATTCTAACGCACTATATCGTCATAAAGACATTGTAGAATTACGTGATTTTGATGAGGAAGATCCAAAAGAAATTGAAGCATCTAAATATGACTTAAGCTATATTTCATTAAACGGCAATATTGGCTGTATGGTTAATGGGGCAGGTCTTGCGATGGCTACGATGGATACAATTAGCTATTACGGCGGCTCACCCGCTAACTTCCTTGACGTTGGGGGCGGCGCGACAGCTGAAAAAGTTACGGAAGCATTTAAAATCATTTTATCTGATCCACAAGTAAAAGGGATTTTTGTTAATATTTTTGGTGGAATTATGAAATGCGATATTATTGCTGAAGGTGTTATTATAGCAGCAAAACAAATCGGTTTAGCTGTACCACTAGTGGTGCGTTTAGAAGGAACAAATGTCGAACTTGGTAAAAAATTATTAAATGAGTCGGGCTTAAACATTGTTGCTGCAGATTCTATGGCTGACGGTGCGCAAAAAATCGTTAATTTAGTAGCTGACGAAGGCGAGGTTACATCATGA
- the trmFO gene encoding FADH(2)-oxidizing methylenetetrahydrofolate--tRNA-(uracil(54)-C(5))-methyltransferase TrmFO encodes MTQQIVNVIGAGLAGSEAAWQIAKRGVKVRLYEMRPVKQTPAHHTDKFAELVCSNSLRANTLTNAVGVIKEEMRMLDSVIMTAADKCSVPAGGALAVDRHEFAGYVTETVKNHPLVEVIHEEVTEIPEGITIIATGPLTSKALAEKIQALTGQDYLYFYDAAAPIIEKDSIDMDKVYLKSRYDKGEAAYLNCPMNKEEFDRFRQALLEAEVVPLKEFEKEIYFEGCMPIEVMAARGEKTMLFGPMKPVGLEDPKTNKRPYAVVQLRQDDAAGTLYNIVGFQTHLKWGPQKEVLQLIPGLENVEIVRYGVMHRNTFISSPKVLNKTYQLRSNPNIFFAGQMTGVEGYVESAGSGLIAGINAARLALGQEMLYFPVETALGSMARYITEAESKNFQPMNVNFGLFPDFGERIRSKAERAERHANRAIETIRNFINSQTI; translated from the coding sequence ATGACACAACAAATAGTTAACGTAATTGGTGCCGGCTTAGCTGGTAGTGAAGCAGCATGGCAAATCGCAAAACGTGGAGTAAAAGTTCGTCTATACGAAATGCGCCCTGTGAAGCAAACGCCTGCTCACCATACTGATAAATTTGCTGAGCTTGTATGCTCAAATTCATTACGCGCAAACACATTAACAAATGCAGTTGGCGTAATTAAGGAAGAAATGCGTATGCTGGATTCTGTTATTATGACAGCGGCAGATAAATGCTCGGTTCCTGCAGGTGGTGCACTTGCAGTAGACCGTCATGAATTTGCTGGCTATGTAACAGAAACGGTAAAAAATCACCCGTTAGTTGAAGTAATTCATGAGGAAGTGACGGAAATTCCTGAAGGGATTACAATCATCGCTACAGGTCCGTTAACTTCTAAAGCGCTAGCTGAGAAGATTCAAGCCTTAACAGGGCAAGATTACTTGTACTTCTACGATGCAGCAGCACCCATTATCGAAAAAGATAGCATCGATATGGATAAAGTATACTTAAAATCTCGTTATGATAAAGGAGAGGCAGCTTATTTAAACTGCCCAATGAATAAAGAAGAATTCGACCGCTTCCGTCAAGCGTTACTTGAGGCAGAAGTTGTGCCACTGAAAGAATTTGAAAAAGAAATTTATTTCGAAGGTTGTATGCCAATCGAAGTAATGGCAGCGCGCGGCGAGAAAACAATGCTATTTGGTCCGATGAAGCCAGTAGGACTAGAAGATCCGAAAACAAATAAACGCCCATATGCAGTTGTTCAATTACGTCAAGATGATGCTGCAGGAACACTCTATAATATTGTTGGCTTCCAGACACATTTAAAATGGGGACCTCAAAAAGAAGTGCTTCAGTTAATTCCAGGACTTGAAAATGTAGAAATCGTTCGCTACGGTGTTATGCATCGCAATACGTTTATTAGCTCACCTAAAGTGTTAAATAAAACGTATCAGCTACGTTCAAACCCAAATATTTTCTTTGCGGGTCAAATGACAGGTGTGGAAGGCTATGTAGAGTCTGCTGGTAGTGGTTTAATCGCAGGTATTAATGCAGCACGTCTTGCATTAGGACAAGAAATGCTATATTTCCCAGTAGAAACGGCACTAGGCTCAATGGCGCGCTACATTACAGAAGCAGAATCGAAAAACTTCCAACCAATGAATGTGAACTTCGGTTTATTCCCTGATTTTGGTGAGCGGATTAGGTCAAAAGCAGAGCGTGCTGAACGCCATGCAAACCGAGCGATAGAAACAATTCGGAATTTTATAAATTCTCAAACAATTTAA
- the dprA gene encoding DNA-processing protein DprA, with protein MTNQIDLHKLLTLHYVYPLPFHKFQRLQQYISTLDQLAEFPSPQLATILNLTVANARALKEHYLRMLEVPLAEHYALEGISPVPFTSEFYPKKLLQLIDPPTVLYAKGDISLLQKPKKIAVIGSRQATNYTAEALQLLLPPLIEHDYVIVSGLAKGADSLAHKAAIFYGGKTIGILGHGFFHLYPKENKQLAEEMAQHHLLLTEYPPYVSVKKWHFPMRNRIISGISDALVVTEAALKSGTLITTEHALDHGKDVFVVPGPITSEQSKGTNKILKEGAIPVWNGYQIIDEMQMFSSFS; from the coding sequence ATGACAAACCAAATTGATTTACACAAATTGCTTACACTACACTACGTATACCCTCTACCATTTCATAAATTTCAACGTCTACAACAGTATATAAGCACGCTTGATCAACTTGCGGAATTCCCATCCCCACAGCTTGCGACAATTTTAAACTTAACAGTAGCGAATGCGCGTGCATTAAAAGAACATTACTTGCGTATGCTCGAAGTACCATTAGCAGAGCATTATGCACTAGAAGGAATTTCGCCAGTTCCTTTTACAAGTGAGTTTTACCCAAAAAAGTTATTGCAGTTAATTGACCCCCCTACTGTGCTGTATGCTAAGGGCGATATTTCATTACTGCAAAAACCCAAAAAAATTGCCGTCATTGGCTCGAGGCAGGCAACAAATTATACTGCGGAGGCATTACAATTATTATTACCGCCACTTATTGAACATGATTATGTTATCGTCAGTGGTCTTGCCAAAGGGGCAGATAGTCTCGCACATAAGGCTGCGATTTTTTACGGCGGAAAAACGATAGGTATTTTAGGGCATGGCTTCTTTCATTTGTATCCAAAAGAAAATAAGCAACTTGCGGAAGAAATGGCACAACATCATTTGTTATTGACGGAATATCCACCATATGTAAGTGTGAAAAAATGGCATTTCCCGATGAGGAATCGTATTATTAGTGGTATAAGTGACGCGCTTGTTGTAACAGAAGCAGCACTAAAAAGTGGTACACTCATTACAACGGAGCATGCACTCGATCATGGGAAAGATGTATTTGTCGTACCTGGACCGATTACTTCAGAGCAGTCAAAAGGGACTAATAAAATCCTAAAAGAAGGAGCAATTCCGGTTTGGAATGGATATCAAATAATAGATGAAATGCAAATGTTTTCAAGTTTTAGTTGA
- a CDS encoding ribonuclease HII yields MTTIKEITEALKQAQQQEPWMDAIVQDERSGVQKAWAQFQKRLQKQQQLQDAHTEKLAFDASYLPHPDAFIAGTDEAGRGPLAGPVVTAAVILPNYCGELLGINDSKQLSKETREKFVAMIKTHAIAYAVHFQPAEVIDAINIYEATKQSMKASIEALEIKPDFVLADAMTLPIDIPQASVIKGDAKSLAIAAASILAKTARDDYMEQLHELFPQYGFAQHAGYGTKQHLEALENYGPTEHHRKSFEPIKSMIVQKE; encoded by the coding sequence ATGACAACAATTAAAGAAATTACAGAAGCATTGAAACAAGCACAGCAGCAAGAACCTTGGATGGACGCTATTGTGCAAGATGAACGCAGTGGTGTACAAAAGGCGTGGGCGCAGTTCCAAAAACGTCTGCAGAAGCAACAGCAACTACAAGACGCTCATACGGAAAAGCTAGCCTTTGATGCGTCGTATTTACCACATCCTGATGCATTCATTGCAGGCACGGATGAGGCCGGGCGTGGGCCGCTAGCAGGGCCAGTAGTGACAGCCGCTGTTATTTTACCGAATTACTGTGGAGAACTACTTGGTATTAATGATTCCAAACAGCTATCAAAAGAAACGCGTGAAAAATTTGTTGCGATGATTAAGACGCATGCGATTGCTTATGCTGTTCATTTCCAACCGGCGGAAGTAATAGATGCGATTAATATTTACGAGGCCACGAAGCAGTCGATGAAGGCAAGTATTGAAGCGCTTGAAATAAAACCAGATTTTGTGTTAGCGGATGCGATGACGCTACCAATCGATATCCCGCAAGCGTCGGTTATTAAAGGCGATGCGAAAAGCTTGGCTATTGCTGCGGCATCAATTTTAGCAAAAACCGCGCGTGACGACTATATGGAACAACTTCATGAACTGTTTCCGCAATACGGTTTTGCCCAACATGCTGGTTATGGAACGAAGCAACATTTAGAAGCGCTAGAAAACTACGGACCAACTGAGCATCATCGCAAAAGCTTTGAGCCAATCAAATCCATGATTGTACAAAAGGAGTGA
- a CDS encoding EscU/YscU/HrcU family type III secretion system export apparatus switch protein, whose translation MSEKKYVRKEAIALSYNPTKSNGPTVVAKGKGKIADTILEQAALHDVPVYEDPNLMQLLGQLDLNASIPEELYQAVAEVFAFIYRLDEQHHALKSKL comes from the coding sequence ATGAGCGAAAAGAAATATGTACGAAAAGAGGCAATTGCACTTTCCTATAATCCTACCAAAAGCAATGGTCCAACAGTTGTCGCGAAGGGGAAGGGGAAAATTGCAGATACGATATTAGAGCAGGCGGCACTACATGATGTGCCTGTTTATGAGGATCCAAACCTCATGCAACTGTTGGGGCAATTGGATTTGAACGCATCTATTCCAGAAGAATTATATCAGGCGGTAGCGGAAGTTTTTGCCTTTATTTATCGTTTAGACGAGCAACATCATGCATTAAAAAGTAAGTTATAG
- the sucD gene encoding succinate--CoA ligase subunit alpha → MSVFINKETKVIVQGITGETALFHTKQMLEYGTKIVAGVTPGKGGLEIEGVPVFNTVQEAVAETGANVSVIYVPAPFAADAILEAVDAELDLTICITEHIPVLDMVKVKRYMEGKKTRLVGPNCPGVISADECKIGIMPGYIHKKGHVGVVSRSGTLTYEAVLQLTQAGIGQTSAVGIGGDPVNGTNFIDALEAFNEDPETYAVVMIGEIGGTAEEEAAEWVKANMTKPVVGFIGGQTAPPGKRMGHAGAIISGGKGTAAEKIKAMNAAGIEVAPTPSVIGETLIKVIKEKGLYEVCKTH, encoded by the coding sequence ATGAGTGTGTTCATTAATAAAGAGACAAAAGTAATTGTACAAGGGATTACAGGCGAAACAGCACTTTTCCATACAAAACAAATGTTAGAATACGGTACGAAAATCGTTGCCGGAGTAACACCTGGTAAAGGCGGTCTTGAAATTGAAGGCGTTCCAGTATTTAATACGGTACAGGAGGCAGTTGCAGAAACGGGTGCCAATGTATCTGTTATTTACGTACCAGCCCCATTTGCAGCAGATGCGATTTTAGAAGCGGTAGATGCTGAATTAGATTTAACAATTTGTATTACTGAGCATATCCCAGTACTGGATATGGTAAAAGTAAAACGTTACATGGAAGGTAAGAAAACACGTTTAGTTGGTCCAAACTGTCCAGGTGTTATTTCGGCGGATGAATGTAAAATCGGTATTATGCCAGGCTATATTCATAAAAAAGGACATGTTGGAGTTGTATCACGTTCAGGTACTCTAACGTATGAAGCTGTACTGCAATTAACACAAGCGGGCATTGGACAAACTTCGGCAGTAGGGATTGGTGGAGACCCGGTAAACGGGACAAACTTTATCGATGCACTCGAAGCATTCAATGAAGATCCAGAAACATATGCAGTAGTTATGATTGGTGAAATAGGTGGTACAGCGGAGGAAGAAGCTGCTGAATGGGTGAAAGCAAATATGACAAAACCGGTAGTTGGTTTCATCGGTGGCCAAACAGCACCTCCTGGCAAGCGTATGGGACATGCTGGAGCGATTATTTCAGGTGGTAAAGGTACAGCGGCTGAAAAAATTAAAGCAATGAATGCAGCTGGAATTGAAGTCGCTCCAACGCCTTCAGTTATTGGAGAAACATTGATTAAAGTAATTAAAGAAAAAGGTCTATACGAAGTTTGTAAGACACATTAA
- the topA gene encoding type I DNA topoisomerase, producing MADYLVIVESPAKAKTIERYLGKKYKVKASIGHVRDLPRSQMGIDTENNYAPKYITIRGKGPVLQDLKSAAKKVKKIYLAADPDREGEAIAWHLATALNIDIESDCRVVFNEITKDAILESFKHPRPINMDLVDAQQARRILDRLVGYNISPILWKKVKKGLSAGRVQSVALRLIIDRENEIKSFEPEEYWTVDASFEKGKNQFDALYYGNGTEKVKLTNEAQVKDVLKNIKGDHFEVMNVVKKERKRNAAPAFTTSSLQQEAARKLNFRAKKTMMLAQQLYEGIELSKKEGAVGLITYMRTDSTRISDTAKAEAVSYIEGKYGKEYVATEVKQTKNKANAQDAHEAIRPTSAMLTPEELKAVLSRDQLRLYRLIWDRFIASQMSSAILDTVTVDLQNEDVLFRANGSQVKFAGFMKLYIEGTDDQTEETNKLLPEMAIGDKVKTLEIEPKQHFTQPPPRYSEARLVKTLEELGIGRPSTYAPTLDTIQKRGYVQLDAKRFVPTELGEIVHQLVLEFFPEIINIEFTATMERDLDDVEEGMTEWVKVIDAFYRDFEPHVKHADEVMEKIEIKDEPAGEDCEKCGNAMVYKLGRYGKFMACSNFPDCRNTKAIMKLIDVKCPTCKEGEIVERKSKTKRLFYGCNQYPECDFVSWDKPISRPCPKCSALLVEKKLKKGVQIQCTNTECDYEETPSQ from the coding sequence ATGGCAGATTATTTAGTAATAGTAGAATCACCTGCGAAGGCGAAAACAATTGAACGTTATTTAGGAAAAAAGTATAAAGTAAAAGCTTCTATTGGACACGTGCGCGACTTGCCACGTAGCCAAATGGGAATTGATACAGAAAATAATTATGCACCTAAATATATTACAATACGCGGAAAAGGACCTGTACTGCAAGATTTAAAATCCGCAGCAAAAAAAGTTAAGAAAATCTATCTCGCGGCCGATCCAGACCGTGAAGGGGAAGCAATCGCATGGCATTTAGCGACAGCATTAAACATCGATATTGAATCGGATTGCCGCGTTGTGTTCAATGAAATTACAAAAGACGCAATTTTAGAATCGTTTAAACACCCACGTCCAATTAATATGGATTTAGTTGATGCACAACAAGCCCGTCGAATTTTAGACCGCCTTGTTGGCTATAATATAAGTCCTATTTTATGGAAAAAGGTTAAAAAAGGGCTATCAGCAGGGCGTGTTCAATCGGTTGCGCTACGTCTTATAATTGACCGTGAAAATGAAATTAAAAGTTTCGAGCCAGAGGAATACTGGACAGTCGATGCAAGTTTTGAAAAAGGTAAAAACCAATTTGACGCTCTTTATTATGGCAATGGTACTGAAAAAGTGAAGCTAACAAATGAAGCACAAGTGAAAGACGTGCTGAAAAATATCAAAGGTGATCATTTTGAAGTAATGAATGTCGTGAAAAAGGAACGTAAACGAAATGCAGCACCAGCCTTTACAACATCTTCGTTACAACAAGAGGCTGCACGAAAATTGAACTTCCGTGCAAAGAAAACGATGATGCTGGCTCAACAACTCTATGAAGGAATTGAGCTAAGCAAAAAAGAAGGCGCAGTTGGATTAATTACGTATATGCGTACAGACTCAACGCGTATTTCTGATACAGCAAAAGCAGAAGCCGTAAGCTATATCGAAGGGAAATATGGCAAAGAGTATGTTGCTACAGAAGTAAAGCAAACAAAAAATAAAGCGAATGCACAAGATGCCCACGAAGCTATTCGTCCAACATCTGCTATGCTTACACCAGAAGAGTTGAAAGCAGTGCTTAGCCGTGATCAATTACGTCTGTACCGCTTAATTTGGGATCGTTTTATTGCTAGTCAAATGTCATCCGCTATACTAGATACAGTGACAGTAGATTTACAAAACGAAGATGTATTATTCCGTGCGAACGGTTCTCAAGTGAAGTTCGCGGGTTTCATGAAGCTTTATATTGAAGGCACAGACGATCAAACAGAAGAAACGAACAAGCTATTACCAGAAATGGCGATTGGCGATAAAGTGAAAACGTTAGAAATCGAACCGAAACAGCACTTCACACAGCCACCACCACGCTATTCTGAGGCGCGATTAGTAAAAACGCTAGAAGAACTAGGTATAGGTCGTCCGTCAACGTATGCACCGACACTTGATACAATTCAAAAGCGCGGCTATGTTCAACTGGATGCGAAGCGTTTTGTACCAACAGAGCTTGGCGAAATCGTACACCAGCTCGTACTTGAGTTTTTCCCGGAAATCATCAATATTGAGTTCACAGCAACAATGGAACGTGATTTAGATGATGTCGAGGAAGGTATGACAGAATGGGTTAAAGTAATTGATGCATTTTACCGTGATTTTGAGCCACATGTGAAGCATGCGGATGAAGTGATGGAAAAAATCGAGATTAAAGACGAGCCAGCTGGAGAAGACTGTGAAAAATGCGGTAATGCAATGGTGTATAAGCTAGGACGTTATGGCAAATTTATGGCTTGTTCTAACTTCCCAGACTGTCGTAATACAAAAGCGATTATGAAATTAATTGATGTGAAATGCCCAACATGTAAGGAAGGCGAAATCGTTGAGCGTAAAAGTAAAACGAAGCGTCTATTCTACGGCTGTAATCAATACCCAGAATGTGACTTCGTATCATGGGATAAGCCGATTAGTAGACCTTGTCCGAAATGTAGTGCATTATTAGTTGAAAAGAAACTTAAAAAAGGTGTTCAAATCCAATGTACAAACACAGAATGTGATTATGAGGAGACACCTTCACAATAA